One genomic segment of Aliarcobacter cibarius includes these proteins:
- the hisJ gene encoding histidinol-phosphatase HisJ has product MKKRVDLHNHTILCNHATGSVDEYIQRAIELGIDEYGFSCHAPMTYDPKYRMKIEEKAIYEKWINDAKGKYKDVIKVLLAYEVDYLNGYMLDEILNAKVDYLIGSVHFLQNKNEMWGFDNPEFIGVYASVDIDKVWEDYFFAIKSMAKTGYFDIAGHLDLIKVFRFLPKKDIRLIAKEALKEIKKSNMVIEINPAGLRKPIGETYPSRQILEEAYDLGINITFGSDAHSIEHIGFGYEESVSLVREIGYKSCVTFENRDRKLVDF; this is encoded by the coding sequence GTGAAAAAGAGAGTAGATTTACATAATCATACAATTCTTTGTAATCATGCAACAGGAAGTGTAGATGAGTATATACAAAGAGCTATAGAACTTGGAATTGATGAATATGGATTTTCTTGTCATGCACCTATGACTTATGATCCAAAATATAGAATGAAAATAGAAGAAAAGGCTATTTATGAAAAATGGATAAATGATGCAAAAGGTAAATATAAAGATGTTATAAAAGTTCTTTTAGCATATGAGGTTGATTATTTAAATGGTTATATGCTTGATGAAATATTAAATGCTAAAGTTGATTATTTAATAGGTTCTGTACATTTTCTGCAAAATAAGAATGAGATGTGGGGATTTGATAATCCCGAATTTATTGGAGTATACGCTAGTGTAGATATTGATAAGGTTTGGGAAGATTATTTTTTTGCAATAAAATCTATGGCAAAGACAGGATATTTTGATATAGCCGGTCATTTGGATTTAATAAAAGTATTTAGATTTTTACCTAAAAAAGATATAAGATTAATTGCAAAAGAGGCTTTAAAAGAGATAAAAAAATCAAATATGGTTATAGAGATAAATCCTGCTGGACTTAGGAAACCAATAGGGGAAACTTATCCATCAAGACAAATTTTAGAAGAAGCTTATGACTTAGGGATTAATATAACTTTTGGCTCAGATGCACATAGTATTGAACATATAGGTTTTGGTTATGAAGAGTCTGTATCTTTAGTAAGAGAGATAGGGTATAAAAGTTGTGTTACTTTTGAAAATAGAGATAGGAAATTGGTTGATTTTTAA
- a CDS encoding MqnA/MqnD/SBP family protein has protein sequence MIFSKIDFINLLPFHIYIKKNIKSNQLKSSIEYKKSYPSVITNNFKKRKVHSAFISSIGSRNEKHLDFGIIARNEVDSVLILPNKKSKDDFQSKTSNALAKVLNLNGEVIIGDKALKFFIENKNNKNEYIIDLAKYWQDKYKLPFVFAVLCFNKYEKRLKDLTKNFDKKKIKIPQYILEKYSKRSGISKGDILEYLKKIDYDIGYKEKRALKLFLTLTKNKGIK, from the coding sequence ATGATTTTCTCAAAAATAGATTTTATAAATTTGTTACCTTTCCATATTTATATCAAAAAAAATATAAAATCAAACCAACTTAAATCAAGTATTGAATACAAAAAATCATATCCATCAGTTATTACAAACAATTTCAAAAAAAGAAAAGTTCATAGCGCTTTTATCTCTTCAATTGGTTCAAGAAATGAAAAACATTTAGATTTTGGAATAATTGCTAGAAATGAAGTAGATTCAGTTTTAATTCTACCAAATAAAAAATCAAAAGATGATTTTCAATCAAAAACTTCAAATGCTTTAGCAAAAGTTTTAAATCTAAATGGAGAAGTAATTATTGGAGATAAAGCTTTAAAATTTTTTATTGAAAATAAAAATAATAAAAATGAATATATAATTGATTTAGCTAAATATTGGCAAGATAAATATAAATTACCTTTTGTATTTGCTGTTTTATGTTTCAATAAATATGAAAAAAGGTTAAAAGATTTAACAAAAAACTTTGATAAAAAGAAAATAAAAATTCCACAATATATTTTAGAAAAATACTCTAAAAGAAGTGGTATATCAAAAGGTGATATTTTAGAATATCTAAAAAAAATTGATTATGATATAGGATACAAAGAAAAAAGAGCTTTAAAACTTTTTTTAACTCTAACAAAAAATAAAGGTATAAAATGA
- a CDS encoding MoaD/ThiS family protein, with product MVKIEFLGPIDKDDMNLDIKDLQELSLILQNDSDVSSWLASCAVAVNDTLVSSKSFELKDGDKVSLLPPVCGG from the coding sequence ATGGTAAAAATAGAGTTTTTAGGTCCAATAGATAAAGATGATATGAATTTAGATATAAAAGACTTGCAAGAGCTTTCTTTAATACTGCAAAATGATTCAGATGTTTCTTCATGGTTAGCTTCATGTGCAGTTGCAGTAAATGATACTTTAGTTTCTTCTAAAAGTTTTGAATTGAAAGATGGAGATAAAGTAAGCTTACTTCCTCCAGTTTGTGGAGGTTGA
- the glnA gene encoding type I glutamate--ammonia ligase: protein MGKFVNSIEEFFSFCKENEVKFVDFRFTDLKGTWHHVTYNFKAINSDLLANGMPFDGSSIDAWQPIHKSDMILKPDVPTAFLDPFTADSTIIVICDVYDIYENKMYEKCPRSIAKKAVEHLAEANIGDVAYFGPENEFFIFDDVKIIDSVNESYFRVDCEDGEWNDAKNYEGGNIGHRARLKGGYFPVAPIDNGVDIRAEMMHVLEQVGLEVVLGHHEVAQGQHEIGIVFGDLIEASDNVQKLKYVIKMVAHLNGKSATFMPKPLYGDNGSGMHVHQSIWKNGKNLFYKQGEYGNLSDVARWYIGGIFKHARALAAFTNPSTNSYKRLIPGFEAPSILTYSSQNRSASCRIPYGAGEKSTRVEMRFPDSTACPYLAFSAMLMAGLDGIKNQYEPIGPMDDDLYELTLDEIRERDIPQMPHTLRGSLEALIRDNEFLKPVFTKKMIDTYQHYKFSTQVWPYEARPTPFEFKTMYSC from the coding sequence ATGGGAAAATTTGTAAATAGTATAGAAGAATTCTTTAGTTTTTGTAAAGAGAATGAAGTAAAATTTGTAGATTTTAGATTTACAGATTTAAAGGGTACATGGCACCATGTAACATATAATTTTAAAGCAATAAATAGTGATTTACTAGCTAATGGTATGCCTTTTGATGGATCATCAATTGATGCTTGGCAACCAATTCATAAATCAGATATGATATTAAAACCAGATGTTCCTACTGCTTTTTTAGACCCATTTACAGCTGATAGTACAATTATTGTTATTTGTGACGTTTACGATATTTATGAAAATAAAATGTATGAAAAATGTCCAAGATCTATTGCAAAAAAAGCAGTAGAACATTTAGCAGAAGCAAATATTGGTGATGTTGCTTATTTTGGACCAGAAAATGAATTTTTTATTTTTGATGATGTAAAAATAATAGACAGTGTAAATGAATCTTATTTTAGAGTTGATTGCGAAGATGGTGAATGGAATGATGCAAAAAACTATGAAGGTGGAAATATTGGGCATAGAGCTAGACTTAAAGGTGGATATTTCCCAGTAGCTCCAATTGACAATGGTGTTGATATAAGAGCTGAAATGATGCATGTACTAGAACAAGTTGGACTTGAAGTAGTACTTGGTCATCATGAAGTTGCACAAGGACAGCATGAAATTGGTATTGTTTTTGGTGATTTAATTGAAGCTAGTGATAATGTTCAAAAGTTAAAATATGTTATAAAAATGGTAGCACATTTAAATGGTAAGAGTGCAACATTTATGCCTAAACCACTTTATGGTGATAATGGAAGTGGAATGCATGTTCATCAATCTATTTGGAAAAATGGTAAAAATCTTTTCTATAAACAAGGTGAATATGGTAATTTAAGTGATGTTGCAAGATGGTATATTGGTGGAATTTTTAAACATGCTAGAGCACTTGCTGCATTTACAAATCCATCGACAAATTCTTATAAAAGATTGATTCCTGGATTTGAAGCACCTTCAATTCTAACTTACTCTTCTCAAAATAGAAGTGCATCTTGTAGAATTCCTTATGGAGCAGGTGAGAAATCAACAAGAGTTGAGATGAGATTCCCTGATTCTACAGCTTGTCCATATTTAGCATTTTCAGCTATGCTTATGGCAGGGCTTGATGGAATTAAAAATCAATATGAACCAATAGGTCCTATGGATGATGATTTATATGAACTTACTTTAGATGAGATTAGAGAAAGAGATATTCCTCAAATGCCTCATACTTTAAGAGGATCTTTAGAAGCATTAATTAGAGATAATGAATTTTTAAAACCAGTGTTTACTAAAAAAATGATAGATACATATCAACATTATAAATTTTCAACACAAGTTTGGCCTTACGAAGCAAGACCTACACCATTTGAATTTAAAACTATGTATTCTTGCTAA
- a CDS encoding undecaprenyl-diphosphate phosphatase translates to MTVIDAIYLGIIEGLTEFIPVSSTGHLIALSKFLGVEQNSVNKAFEIIIQFAAIMALVFVYPSKFTFKHINLWMKIALAFIPLGIVGFLLAKQIKAMFSIEIVAWMFIIGGIVFLIIEKFYDESKKHVSDVEDVTYKQAFYIGLAQVFALIPGTSRAGASIIGAMLVGFTRKASAEFSFLLAVPVMCATTFYDVYKNYEEILQDGNFLNLAIGFIVSFLVALIVIKLFLKFLEKFTFVAFGIYRIFFGILLLLMF, encoded by the coding sequence ATGACAGTGATTGATGCAATTTATTTAGGAATCATTGAAGGATTAACAGAATTCATTCCTGTTTCTTCAACAGGACACTTAATAGCTCTTAGCAAATTTTTAGGTGTAGAACAAAATAGTGTAAACAAAGCTTTTGAAATTATTATTCAATTTGCTGCTATTATGGCTTTAGTTTTTGTATATCCATCTAAATTTACATTTAAACATATAAATCTTTGGATGAAAATTGCTTTAGCATTTATTCCTCTTGGTATAGTTGGATTCTTATTAGCAAAACAAATAAAAGCTATGTTTAGCATAGAAATTGTTGCTTGGATGTTTATAATTGGTGGAATAGTTTTTTTAATTATTGAAAAATTCTATGATGAAAGTAAAAAGCATGTTAGCGATGTTGAAGATGTTACATATAAGCAAGCTTTTTACATTGGTTTAGCTCAAGTTTTTGCACTAATTCCTGGAACTAGCCGTGCAGGTGCAAGTATTATTGGTGCAATGCTTGTTGGTTTTACAAGAAAGGCTAGTGCAGAATTTTCATTTCTTTTGGCAGTTCCTGTTATGTGTGCTACTACATTTTATGATGTTTACAAAAATTACGAAGAGATTTTACAAGATGGAAATTTTTTAAATCTTGCTATTGGATTCATAGTATCATTTCTAGTGGCATTGATAGTTATTAAACTATTTTTAAAATTCTTAGAAAAATTTACATTTGTAGCATTTGGAATATATAGGATATTCTTTGGAATTTTACTTCTTTTAATGTTTTAA
- a CDS encoding molybdopterin synthase catalytic subunit codes for MQVHNGALEVEKIHNAWYNKYKNLNYGAFITFVGIIRDENEIDGLSFDVYEPILKSWFNSWQERAKKQNAIVFLAHSRGDVLNHTSSYIAGICSPKRRVALELIDLFVEDFKKNAPIWKYDLKDKKRVYAKDRSQEIDGAGILAW; via the coding sequence TTGCAAGTTCATAATGGAGCTTTGGAAGTTGAAAAAATTCATAATGCTTGGTATAACAAGTATAAAAATTTGAATTATGGGGCTTTTATAACTTTTGTTGGAATAATTAGAGATGAAAATGAAATTGATGGTTTATCATTTGATGTTTATGAACCAATTCTGAAATCTTGGTTTAATTCATGGCAAGAAAGAGCAAAAAAACAAAATGCAATAGTTTTTTTGGCACATAGTAGAGGAGATGTACTGAATCACACAAGTTCATACATTGCTGGAATTTGTAGTCCAAAAAGAAGAGTTGCTTTAGAGTTAATAGATTTGTTTGTAGAAGATTTTAAAAAAAATGCTCCAATTTGGAAATATGATTTAAAAGATAAAAAAAGAGTTTATGCAAAAGATAGAAGTCAAGAAATTGACGGAGCAGGAATTTTAGCATGGTGA